The following coding sequences are from one Selenomonas sputigena ATCC 35185 window:
- a CDS encoding amidohydrolase, whose amino-acid sequence MSAIENIEAYIEEEFQWFHRHPELSYEEVETTKRIRASLERAGIRILKLPLSTGIVAEVGEGEPVVALRADIDALPIEEQTDLPYRSENEGRMHACGHDFHTASVLGAALLLKKREMELKGRVRLFFQPAEEAPGGAKVLMEAGALRDVQAIFGLHASPLLTVGTVGISEGAVTAAVDRFVFRFIGKGTHAAHPQRGIDPIPLAAGFIQAVQTVVARNLHPFSAGLVSVTHVAAGNTWNVIPEEALVEGTTRSMDGEERALIRKRVCALAEGLAQAHGAEVVTDWYEGPPATANDVFWTSFSKRVAEACDLQVVSAPKSLGGEDFAFYQENVPGCFVLVGTGLSAAIHNPSFRVDPAALAPTAHYLAELVQSALKKVGNEICS is encoded by the coding sequence ATGTCAGCTATCGAAAACATCGAAGCATATATCGAGGAAGAATTTCAGTGGTTTCACCGCCATCCGGAGCTTTCCTATGAAGAAGTGGAAACGACGAAGCGCATCCGTGCTTCCTTGGAACGTGCGGGCATACGCATTCTCAAATTACCGCTTTCGACAGGAATTGTTGCGGAAGTGGGCGAGGGTGAGCCTGTCGTTGCCTTGCGTGCCGATATCGACGCCCTGCCCATCGAAGAGCAGACAGATTTGCCGTATCGCTCGGAGAATGAGGGACGCATGCACGCCTGCGGGCATGATTTTCATACAGCATCCGTTCTCGGTGCGGCGCTTCTGCTCAAAAAGCGCGAGATGGAGCTGAAAGGGCGCGTGCGCCTGTTCTTCCAGCCAGCAGAGGAGGCGCCGGGCGGGGCTAAGGTACTCATGGAGGCAGGAGCCCTGCGCGATGTACAGGCAATTTTCGGACTCCACGCGTCGCCCCTTTTGACGGTTGGCACGGTCGGCATATCGGAAGGTGCTGTCACGGCGGCAGTCGACCGCTTCGTATTTCGCTTCATCGGCAAGGGGACGCATGCCGCGCATCCGCAGCGCGGCATCGATCCGATTCCTTTGGCGGCGGGATTCATCCAAGCGGTGCAGACCGTCGTCGCGCGCAACCTTCATCCGTTTTCGGCAGGGCTTGTGAGCGTCACGCATGTCGCCGCGGGCAATACGTGGAACGTCATCCCTGAAGAAGCGCTCGTCGAAGGAACGACGCGCAGCATGGATGGAGAAGAACGCGCCTTGATTCGTAAGCGCGTCTGTGCTTTGGCCGAAGGTCTGGCACAGGCGCATGGCGCTGAGGTGGTGACGGATTGGTACGAAGGGCCGCCGGCGACGGCGAACGATGTTTTTTGGACATCGTTTTCCAAGCGGGTGGCAGAGGCGTGTGATTTGCAGGTTGTGTCTGCTCCGAAATCCTTGGGCGGTGAGGACTTTGCCTTCTATCAGGAGAACGTGCCGGGCTGTTTCGTGCTGGTTGGAACGGGATTGTCCGCTGCCATCCACAATCCGAGCTTTCGCGTAGACCCCGCTGCGCTCGCGCCGACGGCGCATTATCTAGCGGAACTTGTGCAAAGTGCGTTAAAGAAAGTGGGAAATGAAATTTGTTCTTGA